A genome region from Geodermatophilus bullaregiensis includes the following:
- a CDS encoding S1C family serine protease, whose product MTDGHPYTNPAQQPTGATPGWTPPPSAPPSGSWYPPAGTATATLPPVAPPAPRRTGRLRVGVAALLAGALIGGGTGAGVVALTDDGGTAAATTTGAQSVVITDPESATAVTAAAAKAAPSVVTVYVTSGSGSGSGSGVVLSEDGYVVTNDHVVSLDGSAGSATVQVRTSDGTLYDATVVGTDPTSDLAVVQLSGASGLTPATFADSDSVQVGDLAVAIGAPLGLSDTVTDGIISATNRAVATGSTQDDATVIDALQTDAAINPGNSGGALVDAAGEVVGINTAIASVASGIPGQESQSGNIGVGFAIPSNTAQRIAEEIVQTGSATHAVLGVQAQTAASDTNSEVGTGAQVVRVQDGGAAASAGLQAGDVVTAVGDRAVTTSTELTAAVRGAAPGDEVTLTVRRDGRTSTVDVTLGSSDG is encoded by the coding sequence GTGACCGACGGACACCCGTACACGAACCCGGCGCAGCAGCCGACCGGTGCGACCCCGGGGTGGACCCCGCCGCCGTCCGCGCCGCCCAGCGGCTCCTGGTACCCGCCGGCCGGCACCGCGACCGCGACCCTGCCGCCGGTGGCGCCGCCCGCGCCGCGCCGCACGGGCCGGCTGCGCGTCGGGGTCGCGGCCCTGCTCGCCGGCGCCCTCATCGGGGGCGGCACCGGCGCCGGCGTCGTGGCCCTGACCGACGACGGCGGCACCGCGGCCGCGACCACCACCGGCGCGCAGAGCGTGGTCATCACCGACCCGGAGTCGGCGACCGCGGTGACCGCCGCCGCCGCGAAGGCCGCACCCAGCGTCGTCACCGTCTACGTGACCAGCGGCTCGGGCTCGGGCAGCGGCTCGGGTGTCGTCCTCTCCGAGGACGGCTACGTCGTCACCAACGACCACGTGGTGAGCCTCGACGGCAGCGCCGGCAGCGCCACCGTCCAGGTGCGGACCTCCGACGGCACCCTCTACGACGCCACCGTCGTCGGCACCGACCCGACCTCCGACCTGGCCGTGGTGCAGCTCAGCGGTGCCAGCGGGCTGACGCCGGCCACCTTCGCCGACTCCGACTCGGTGCAGGTCGGCGACCTCGCGGTCGCGATCGGCGCCCCGCTCGGCCTGTCCGACACGGTCACCGACGGGATCATCAGCGCCACCAACCGCGCGGTGGCCACCGGCTCCACCCAGGACGACGCCACGGTCATCGACGCGCTGCAGACCGACGCGGCGATCAACCCGGGCAACTCCGGCGGCGCGCTGGTGGACGCCGCCGGCGAGGTGGTCGGCATCAACACCGCCATCGCCTCGGTCGCCTCGGGCATCCCGGGCCAGGAGTCGCAGAGCGGCAACATCGGCGTCGGCTTCGCGATCCCGAGCAACACCGCCCAGCGCATCGCCGAGGAGATCGTGCAGACCGGATCGGCCACCCACGCCGTCCTCGGGGTGCAGGCGCAGACCGCGGCCAGCGACACCAACAGCGAGGTCGGCACCGGCGCGCAGGTCGTCCGGGTGCAGGACGGCGGGGCCGCCGCGTCGGCCGGCCTGCAGGCCGGTGACGTGGTGACGGCGGTCGGCGACCGGGCGGTCACCACCTCCACCGAGCTGACCGCGGCCGTGCGCGGCGCCGCCCCCGGTGACGAGGTCACGCTGACCGTCCGCCGCGACGGCCGCACCTCGACCGTCGACGTCACCCTCGGCAGCAGCGACGGCTGA
- a CDS encoding ABC transporter permease codes for MTSVVDLGPRLAVVLVLLTAAAAAGGRLSGLGQERPVVVAALRATAQLAAVSAVLLVVVGSLWLSAAFVLLMVGVAAVTAAGRVSGLPLRSPGAPRRVATAGLAVAGGAAPVVALVLASGTVPLRGEAVVPIAGILVGGAMTATSLAGRRLREELTTRRGEVEAALALGLLPRDAVLEVARPAAATALVPPLDQTRTVGLVTLPGAFVGVLLGGGSPLAAGAAQLLVLVGLLAAEVAAVWVVTELVARGRVLAGLPR; via the coding sequence GTGACCTCCGTCGTCGACCTCGGGCCGCGGCTCGCCGTCGTCCTGGTGCTGCTCACCGCCGCGGCCGCGGCGGGTGGCCGGCTCTCCGGCCTGGGTCAGGAGCGGCCGGTGGTCGTCGCGGCGCTGCGGGCGACCGCGCAGCTGGCCGCAGTCTCGGCGGTGCTGCTGGTCGTCGTCGGCTCGCTGTGGCTGTCGGCGGCCTTCGTGCTGCTCATGGTCGGCGTCGCGGCGGTGACCGCGGCCGGGCGGGTGAGCGGCCTGCCGCTGCGCTCCCCCGGTGCCCCGCGCCGGGTGGCGACGGCGGGGCTGGCGGTGGCCGGCGGTGCCGCCCCGGTCGTGGCGCTCGTGCTGGCCAGCGGGACGGTGCCGCTGCGCGGCGAGGCGGTGGTGCCGATCGCCGGCATCCTCGTCGGCGGGGCGATGACCGCGACGTCGCTGGCCGGACGGCGGCTGCGCGAGGAGCTGACCACCCGGCGCGGCGAGGTCGAGGCGGCCCTGGCGCTGGGCCTGCTCCCCCGCGACGCCGTCCTGGAGGTCGCCCGCCCGGCCGCCGCCACCGCGCTCGTGCCGCCGTTGGACCAGACCCGGACCGTGGGCCTGGTCACGCTGCCCGGCGCGTTCGTGGGCGTCCTGCTCGGCGGGGGCAGCCCGCTGGCGGCCGGTGCCGCCCAGCTGCTCGTGCTGGTCGGGCTGCTGGCCGCCGAGGTGGCGGCCGTGTGGGTGGTCACCGAGCTGGTGGCCCGGGGGCGGGTGCTGGCGGGCCTGCCCCGCTGA
- a CDS encoding DUF2182 domain-containing protein, which yields MAAGYELSPLEDACLGRCRSPLGFLLGVWRDGRRGALRMGAQHGAWCVGCCWALMASLFALGVMSVTWTALVAGVIALEKTLPWRRVATCGTAVVLLVLGALLLAAPKVVPGLTVPGSGQVDQVEPMASWRSRRLRGESVASSGPAEPGGAEGAPRCPYPVPGPVPVSRRRGATGSAPDL from the coding sequence GTGGCGGCCGGCTACGAGCTGAGCCCGCTCGAGGACGCCTGCCTGGGCAGGTGCCGCAGTCCACTGGGCTTCCTGCTCGGCGTGTGGCGCGACGGGCGCCGGGGAGCGCTGCGGATGGGTGCGCAGCACGGCGCCTGGTGCGTCGGCTGCTGCTGGGCGCTGATGGCGTCGCTGTTCGCGCTCGGCGTCATGAGCGTCACCTGGACGGCACTCGTCGCCGGGGTGATCGCCCTGGAGAAGACGTTGCCGTGGCGCCGGGTGGCGACCTGCGGGACGGCCGTCGTGCTGCTCGTCCTCGGTGCGCTGCTCCTCGCCGCCCCGAAGGTCGTCCCGGGCCTCACCGTCCCCGGGTCCGGCCAGGTCGACCAGGTGGAGCCGATGGCCTCCTGGCGCTCGCGTCGGCTCCGGGGGGAGTCCGTAGCGAGCAGCGGGCCGGCCGAGCCGGGTGGCGCCGAGGGGGCCCCGCGGTGTCCCTATCCTGTCCCGGGACCTGTTCCCGTGTCCCGCCGGCGTGGCGCAACTGGCAGCGCACCCGACTTGTAA
- a CDS encoding serine/threonine-protein kinase yields the protein MVRAADGGRLVGDRYRLHEQLDAGVTGSVRRGEDVVLGRDVLVRDVTFPVEVPGTDPAVLREQTVRAARALIHLDHPGAVPVLDVVDDGAATHVVLRDVPGTRLSEVVTRDGPLSPQRTALVGLAVLGVLRAAHGIGVLHRDVTPANVLLSAQGDASPGRVFLTDFGVTESVGDAALAGTGLLIGSPGYTAPELALGESPGPASDLWSLGATLFTTVEGRPPYEGGDAAGTLAAVVSGEQAPYVRSGPLQPVLERLLDPDPARRPPPEELEVALGEVAASWAGAGTAPVAAAPRGVVPDVVVRPAVLHVGIPGPVERRAVPPAGAHRPAHAHTSHRAPVRRRRRAAWPLGVGLLLAGLLAVVLTLLWPGRGPSPDVGAERPAAAGQATATEPPAETGAAPVTGGTPLLPALPATAATPAERLGLTIAALAEAAEQTPDAVGPRAGEVLADLRRIESLEGGPRRSAAIAANAAAAEAVLAGELDAGVGQRVQQVLDDVVRPERLVDLVAMLEQDPLAVGPGGPEVFEQLFALDHRVPADQTAARAADVLQAVTAGTDQGRLTEAFERATVPTLLELADPAPHRALVDLLARAEADPAAVGPAAEGVLAALRRMPALPVFDLGNEAAALLELVQRDGQVTPAFRDDAVAVLAPLVR from the coding sequence ATGGTCCGAGCCGCGGACGGCGGGCGCCTCGTCGGGGACCGCTACCGGTTGCACGAGCAGCTGGACGCCGGTGTGACGGGCTCCGTCCGGCGCGGGGAGGACGTTGTCCTCGGACGGGACGTGCTCGTCCGGGACGTCACCTTCCCGGTCGAGGTGCCCGGCACCGACCCCGCCGTCCTCCGCGAGCAGACCGTGCGTGCGGCCCGCGCCCTCATCCACCTGGACCACCCCGGCGCCGTGCCCGTCCTCGACGTCGTCGACGACGGCGCGGCGACCCACGTCGTCCTCCGGGACGTGCCGGGCACCCGGCTCTCCGAGGTGGTCACGCGGGACGGGCCCCTGTCGCCGCAGCGGACGGCCCTGGTCGGCCTGGCCGTCCTCGGCGTCCTCCGCGCGGCCCACGGGATCGGCGTCCTGCACCGGGACGTCACGCCCGCCAACGTGCTCCTCAGTGCCCAGGGGGACGCCTCACCGGGCCGGGTCTTCCTCACCGACTTCGGCGTCACCGAGTCCGTCGGCGACGCCGCCCTCGCCGGGACGGGCCTGCTGATCGGCTCCCCGGGCTACACCGCCCCGGAGCTGGCGCTCGGGGAGTCACCGGGTCCCGCGTCGGACCTCTGGTCGCTGGGCGCCACGCTCTTCACCACGGTCGAGGGCCGCCCGCCGTACGAGGGCGGCGACGCCGCGGGGACGCTGGCCGCGGTCGTGTCGGGTGAGCAGGCGCCCTACGTCCGCTCCGGACCCCTGCAGCCGGTGCTGGAACGGCTGCTCGACCCCGACCCGGCCCGGCGCCCTCCACCGGAGGAGCTGGAGGTGGCGCTCGGCGAGGTCGCCGCGTCGTGGGCCGGTGCCGGGACCGCACCGGTCGCCGCGGCTCCCCGTGGCGTCGTCCCCGACGTCGTCGTACGCCCCGCCGTGCTGCACGTCGGGATCCCCGGGCCGGTGGAGCGGCGGGCGGTCCCGCCCGCGGGTGCACACCGCCCCGCGCACGCCCACACCAGCCACCGTGCCCCCGTCCGCCGGCGCCGCCGGGCGGCGTGGCCGCTCGGGGTCGGACTGCTGCTCGCCGGGCTGCTCGCCGTGGTCCTCACCCTCCTCTGGCCCGGCCGGGGACCGTCCCCGGACGTCGGCGCGGAGCGGCCCGCGGCGGCGGGGCAGGCGACCGCGACCGAGCCCCCGGCGGAGACCGGCGCCGCCCCCGTCACGGGTGGGACACCCCTCCTGCCCGCCCTGCCGGCCACCGCCGCGACGCCCGCGGAGCGACTGGGGCTGACCATCGCCGCCCTCGCCGAGGCGGCGGAGCAGACTCCTGACGCCGTGGGGCCGCGGGCCGGCGAGGTGCTCGCGGACCTCCGGCGGATCGAGTCCCTCGAGGGAGGGCCCCGGCGGTCGGCCGCGATCGCGGCGAACGCGGCCGCCGCCGAGGCGGTGCTCGCCGGTGAGCTCGACGCGGGCGTCGGCCAGCGGGTCCAGCAGGTGCTCGACGACGTCGTCCGGCCCGAGCGGCTGGTGGACCTGGTGGCGATGCTCGAGCAGGACCCGCTCGCCGTCGGGCCGGGGGGACCGGAGGTGTTCGAGCAGCTCTTCGCCCTCGACCACCGCGTGCCCGCCGACCAGACGGCCGCCCGTGCCGCCGACGTGCTGCAGGCGGTGACCGCCGGCACCGACCAGGGACGGCTCACCGAGGCCTTCGAGCGGGCGACCGTCCCGACCCTGCTGGAGCTGGCCGACCCGGCGCCGCACCGGGCGCTGGTCGACCTGCTCGCCCGGGCCGAGGCGGACCCCGCCGCCGTCGGTCCCGCCGCGGAGGGCGTCCTGGCGGCGCTGCGGCGCATGCCGGCCCTGCCGGTCTTCGACCTCGGCAACGAGGCCGCCGCGCTCCTGGAGCTCGTGCAGCGCGACGGTCAGGTGACGCCGGCCTTCCGGGACGACGCCGTCGCCGTCCTCGCCCCGCTGGTGCGGTGA
- a CDS encoding DUF5313 family protein has translation MRTKHEASPSLARPTPWQWLRYAFGGRLPRALSAWVLSDTTRTGWVRRHLARSVVQLSPLVALCLLVVPVAVTYRLTAALGGLLVGLMYSVAFMVETTEHRVAKAGYPAGTAARLREERAERARAARVEQRFPYRIGGSGSFD, from the coding sequence GTGCGCACGAAGCACGAGGCATCCCCCTCCCTCGCCCGCCCGACGCCGTGGCAGTGGCTGCGCTACGCCTTCGGCGGCCGCCTGCCCCGGGCGCTGTCGGCGTGGGTGCTCTCCGACACCACCCGCACCGGGTGGGTGCGCCGGCACCTGGCCCGCTCGGTGGTGCAGCTCTCGCCCCTGGTGGCGCTGTGCCTGCTCGTGGTGCCGGTGGCGGTCACCTACCGGCTGACCGCGGCACTGGGCGGCCTGCTCGTGGGGCTCATGTACTCGGTGGCGTTCATGGTGGAGACGACCGAGCACCGGGTGGCGAAGGCCGGCTACCCGGCCGGCACCGCCGCGCGCCTGCGCGAGGAGCGCGCCGAGCGGGCGCGGGCCGCGCGCGTGGAGCAGCGCTTCCCCTACCGGATCGGCGGGTCCGGCAGCTTCGACTGA
- a CDS encoding CBS domain-containing protein, giving the protein MQIAQLLRRKGPEVVTVEPGASVRAALSLLADHGVGALVVSGAAGVVDGILSERDVVRGLHASGPDVVDAPVSALMTAEVRTCVPTASVHDLARLMTEHRVRHVPVVEDGRLLGIVSIGDVVKARLDELEDERAHLVDYIQTG; this is encoded by the coding sequence GTGCAGATCGCCCAGTTGCTGCGTCGCAAGGGTCCGGAGGTCGTCACCGTCGAGCCCGGGGCCAGCGTCCGCGCCGCGCTGTCCCTGCTCGCCGACCACGGGGTCGGCGCGCTCGTCGTCTCCGGCGCTGCGGGCGTCGTCGACGGGATCCTCTCCGAGCGGGACGTCGTCCGGGGGCTGCACGCCTCGGGGCCCGACGTGGTCGACGCGCCGGTGTCGGCGCTGATGACCGCCGAGGTCCGCACCTGCGTCCCGACGGCCTCGGTGCACGACCTGGCCCGGCTGATGACCGAGCACCGGGTCCGCCACGTGCCCGTCGTGGAGGACGGCCGGCTGCTCGGCATCGTCTCGATCGGCGACGTCGTCAAGGCCCGCCTCGACGAGCTCGAGGACGAGCGCGCCCACCTGGTCGACTACATCCAGACCGGGTGA
- the rarD gene encoding EamA family transporter RarD, with amino-acid sequence MDERRLGTAAGLSAYGLWGVFPLYFPLLEPAGGLEIVAHRVVWSLLFVALLLTVLRRWSLVRAAVTDLRTMLVLAGASVLIAANWLVFVYGVNSGHVVETSLGYFINPLVSVLLGVVVFAERLRPLQWTAVALAAVAVGVLTVDYGRPPWIALTLAGTFGSYGLLKKLVRVEAAPGLFVETAVAVVPALAVLGVLHASGQGTAGTAGTGHLLLLLSSGIATAVPLLLFAAAARRIPLSTVGLLQYLTPLMQLAIGVFVFSEPMPPARLAGFAIVWAALVVLTVDSLRSARAAGRRAAAERVPAAA; translated from the coding sequence GTGGACGAGCGGCGGCTGGGGACGGCGGCGGGGCTGTCGGCCTACGGGCTGTGGGGCGTCTTCCCGCTCTACTTCCCGCTGCTCGAGCCGGCCGGCGGGCTGGAGATCGTCGCCCACCGCGTCGTGTGGTCCCTGCTGTTCGTCGCCCTGCTCCTCACCGTGCTGCGCCGCTGGTCGCTGGTGCGGGCCGCCGTCACCGACCTCCGGACGATGCTCGTGCTGGCGGGGGCGTCGGTGCTCATCGCGGCCAACTGGCTGGTCTTCGTCTACGGCGTCAACTCCGGCCACGTCGTCGAGACCTCGCTCGGCTACTTCATCAACCCGCTGGTCAGCGTCCTCCTCGGCGTCGTCGTCTTCGCCGAGCGGCTGCGTCCCCTGCAGTGGACGGCGGTGGCGCTGGCCGCGGTCGCCGTCGGCGTCCTCACCGTCGACTACGGCCGGCCGCCGTGGATCGCCCTGACCCTGGCGGGCACCTTCGGCAGCTACGGCCTGCTCAAGAAGCTGGTCCGCGTCGAGGCGGCCCCCGGCCTGTTCGTGGAGACGGCGGTGGCGGTGGTGCCCGCGCTGGCCGTCCTCGGCGTGCTGCACGCCTCGGGCCAGGGGACGGCGGGCACCGCCGGCACCGGGCACCTGCTGCTGCTCCTGAGCTCCGGGATCGCCACGGCGGTGCCGCTGCTGCTGTTCGCGGCGGCCGCGCGGCGCATCCCGCTGTCCACGGTGGGCCTGCTGCAGTACCTCACGCCGCTGATGCAGCTGGCCATCGGCGTCTTCGTGTTCTCCGAGCCGATGCCCCCCGCGCGGCTGGCCGGCTTCGCCATCGTGTGGGCCGCGCTGGTCGTCCTCACCGTCGACAGCCTGCGCTCCGCCCGCGCGGCGGGGCGCCGTGCGGCCGCCGAGCGGGTGCCCGCCGCCGCGTGA
- a CDS encoding DUF3263 domain-containing protein, translated as MSPDPTPAASPPEGTASSEAPAQPVGLTRREHEMLAFERQWWRHAGAKETAIREQFGVPPTRYYQVLNALVDRPAALAADPLLVRRLRRLRSARRQRRSPHILGKGSSAI; from the coding sequence ATGAGCCCCGACCCCACCCCCGCGGCCTCCCCGCCGGAGGGCACGGCGTCGAGCGAGGCCCCTGCACAGCCCGTGGGCCTGACCCGGCGCGAGCACGAGATGCTGGCCTTCGAGCGGCAGTGGTGGCGCCACGCCGGTGCGAAGGAGACGGCGATCCGCGAGCAGTTCGGCGTCCCCCCGACGCGGTACTACCAGGTACTGAACGCCCTGGTCGACCGGCCTGCCGCCCTGGCCGCCGACCCCCTCCTGGTCCGCCGGTTGCGGCGGCTGCGCAGCGCCCGGCGACAGCGGCGTTCGCCTCACATCCTGGGCAAGGGCTCCTCCGCCATCTAG
- a CDS encoding LytR C-terminal domain-containing protein has protein sequence MPPDLSDHATTPGRSRADRRRDALLGGDGDRRRPLTGRPAAPPAAGRPPAPPAPARPAAPPVAAPPVPERPAGPEVPAAWSRPARAGTRPSRAPEPEAPAARSRPAGPAPLTRPRLPVPPAGAVRPAPEPPARPAAPGTTMAPFQAVPSPQLDAPGPAAPPLDPWDQPARPAARGRAATAAPARPASVEPARPAPEEDRGSAGNGRAPAAPPSAAPPSATPPSATPPSGGGSSAYRDWTRPSGPGATPAAAPATEAIPDRESARARAAAPLTEAIPDREVARDRAAAPAPAPLTEAIPDRGVADRRRATRDRRDEPVAGPPTGPSTGPSTGVVGSRAASRAERQAMEVERRKAARRAGVSPSALRGDDDEEDRPRRRRPVLALLAVVVVALVVLGVYSFTSPAAQETGATEPAPATAPATVAPPSGPLPPLSVDPLPPVEQAPTTPVRVPVTVLNATDVGGLAGDVSGAFVAEGWTAAGVGEYQGSEIATTTVFFTSGDETQRQSALQLMELFPGVTVGPTVRFFEVPGVADPGLVVVVTGEWRP, from the coding sequence GTGCCACCCGACCTCAGCGACCACGCCACCACCCCCGGCCGCAGCCGCGCCGACCGCCGGCGCGACGCCCTGCTGGGCGGTGACGGCGACCGGCGCCGCCCGCTCACCGGCCGTCCGGCCGCGCCACCGGCCGCCGGGCGCCCGCCCGCGCCACCGGCACCGGCGCGCCCGGCCGCACCGCCGGTGGCCGCGCCCCCGGTGCCCGAGCGCCCCGCCGGGCCCGAGGTGCCCGCCGCCTGGTCACGCCCGGCGCGCGCCGGGACCCGGCCGTCCCGCGCTCCCGAGCCCGAGGCCCCGGCCGCCCGGTCCCGACCGGCCGGACCCGCACCGCTGACCCGGCCGCGGCTGCCGGTCCCGCCCGCCGGGGCGGTGCGCCCTGCCCCCGAGCCGCCGGCCCGCCCCGCCGCGCCCGGGACCACGATGGCGCCCTTCCAGGCGGTGCCGAGCCCTCAGCTCGACGCACCCGGACCCGCGGCGCCGCCCCTCGACCCCTGGGACCAGCCCGCCCGGCCCGCCGCGCGCGGCCGTGCGGCGACCGCCGCGCCGGCCCGTCCCGCGTCCGTGGAGCCAGCCCGCCCCGCGCCCGAGGAGGACCGCGGGTCCGCCGGGAACGGCCGCGCCCCCGCCGCACCGCCGTCCGCCGCCCCGCCGTCCGCCACCCCGCCCTCCGCCACCCCGCCCTCCGGCGGCGGCTCCTCGGCCTACCGCGACTGGACCCGCCCGTCCGGCCCCGGTGCCACCCCGGCCGCGGCCCCGGCCACCGAGGCGATCCCCGACCGCGAGTCCGCCCGTGCCCGGGCGGCCGCGCCGCTCACCGAGGCCATCCCCGACCGCGAGGTCGCGCGGGACCGCGCCGCCGCCCCGGCGCCCGCGCCGCTCACCGAGGCCATCCCCGACCGCGGGGTCGCCGACCGGCGCCGCGCGACCCGCGACCGCCGCGACGAGCCCGTCGCCGGCCCGCCGACCGGTCCCTCCACCGGCCCGTCCACCGGCGTGGTGGGCAGCCGCGCGGCGTCCCGGGCCGAGCGGCAGGCGATGGAGGTCGAGCGCCGCAAGGCCGCGCGCCGGGCCGGGGTCTCCCCGTCGGCGCTGCGCGGGGACGACGACGAGGAGGACCGCCCGCGCCGGCGGCGGCCCGTCCTCGCCCTGCTCGCCGTCGTCGTGGTCGCGCTCGTGGTCCTCGGCGTCTACAGCTTCACCTCCCCGGCGGCGCAGGAGACCGGGGCCACCGAACCCGCGCCGGCCACCGCGCCGGCGACCGTGGCACCTCCCTCCGGCCCGCTGCCCCCGCTGTCGGTCGACCCGCTGCCGCCGGTCGAGCAGGCGCCCACGACGCCGGTGCGGGTGCCGGTGACCGTGCTCAACGCCACCGACGTCGGCGGGCTGGCCGGCGACGTCTCCGGCGCCTTCGTCGCCGAGGGGTGGACCGCGGCCGGTGTCGGTGAGTACCAGGGCAGCGAGATCGCGACGACCACCGTCTTCTTCACCTCGGGCGACGAGACGCAGCGCCAGTCGGCCCTGCAGCTGATGGAGCTCTTCCCCGGCGTCACCGTCGGGCCCACCGTGCGCTTCTTCGAGGTCCCCGGCGTGGCCGACCCGGGTCTGGTCGTCGTCGTCACGGGCGAGTGGCGGCCCTGA